In Quercus robur chromosome 11, dhQueRobu3.1, whole genome shotgun sequence, the following proteins share a genomic window:
- the LOC126706618 gene encoding protein ANTAGONIST OF LIKE HETEROCHROMATIN PROTEIN 1-like produces the protein MESRKLAALLSSLISELILLLLLLFPSSAPLSLNSNSSNSTNSNSNANLFPLIHHFLSVQKIAASLGFLSISRKRKRTHLPEPEAGPIDDEENPELGPRLGGGRVQLVLTRTPDSFKNCFRMTSSTFEWLSGLLEPLLECRDPVGSPLNLSAELRLGLGLYRLATGSDYPEISNRFGVSESVAKFCTKQLCRVLCTDFRFWVTFPNPNELESVSTAFQTLTGLPNCCGVLECTRFKVVKKNDEIEEHSIAAQIVVDSSCRILSIVAGYRGNKADYKVLKSSTLCKDIEEGRLLNSPPVNVNGVAVNQYLVGNRGYPLLPWLMVPYVEALPGSCEENFNKVHSLMRVSGLKASASLKNWGVLSKPVEEEFKIAVAYIGACSMLHNALLMREDYTALGDGLGDCYQSTDYYSGLEENLIGSKASDIRSALATRANELHD, from the coding sequence ATGGAATCCCGGAAATTGGCAGCTTTACTCTCATCCTTGATCTCTGAACTCatccttctcctcctccttcttttccCTTCCTCCGCTCCCCTTTCCCTCAATTCCAATTCCAGTAATTCCaccaattccaattccaatgCAAACCTTTTCCCTCTCATCCACCACTTCCTTTCCGTACAAAAAATCGCCGCCTCCCTCGGTTTCCTCTCAATTTCCCGGAAACGCAAGCGAACCCATTTGCCAGAACCAGAAGCTGGACCCattgatgatgaagaaaacCCAGAACTCGGACCTCGACTCGGTGGCGGCCGAGTCCAACTCGTTCTGACTCGGACCCCCGATTCCTTCAAGAATTGCTTCAGGATGACCTCCTCAACCTTTGAATGGCTCTCTGGCTTGCTCGAACCATTGCTAGAGTGTCGTGACCCTGTTGGTTCACCCTTGAACCTCTCCGCCGAGCTTCGTCTCGGTCTCGGTCTTTATCGCTTAGCCACTGGGTCCGATTACCCCGAAATATCTAACCGATTCGGTGTCTCCGAGTCAGTAGCGAAATTCTGTACCAAACAATTATGCCGTGTTCTTTGCACCGATTTTCGATTCTGGGTCACTTTCCCTAACCCAAACGAGCTTGAATCCGTGTCCACAGCGTTTCAAACCCTCACTGGATTGCCAAATTGTTGTGGTGTACTAGAGTGTACAAGGTTCAAGGTTGTCaagaaaaatgatgaaattGAAGAACATAGCATTGCTGCTCAAATAGTTGTCGATTCCTCCTGTCGAATCCTCAGCATTGTCGCAGGCTATCGCGGCAATAAGGCTGATTATAAGGTTCTAAAGTCATCGACTTTGTGTAAGGATATTGAAGAAGGAAGGTTATTGAATTCACCTCCAGTGAATGTAAATGGTGTGGCTGTGAATCAGTATTTAGTTGGAAATAGAGGGTACCCTTTGCTTCCTTGGTTAATGGTACCTTATGTGGAAGCCTTGCCTGGTTCTTGTGAAGAGAATTTCAATAAGGTGCATAGTTTGATGCGTGTTTCGGGGCTTAAAGCCAGTGCTAGTTTGAAGAATTGGGGTGTTTTGAGCAAGCCTGTAGAGGAGGAGTTTAAGATTGCAGTTGCTTATATTGGTGCTTGTTCCATGCTTCACAATGCGTTGCTTATGAGGGAGGACTATACGGCTTTGGGGGATGGATTGGGGGACTGTTATCAGAGCACTGACTACTATAGTGGGTTGGAGGAGAATTTGATTGGGAGCAAGGCTTCTGATATAAGAAGTGCATTGGCTACAAGAGCAAATGAGTTACATGATTGA